The following are encoded together in the Monodelphis domestica isolate mMonDom1 chromosome 5, mMonDom1.pri, whole genome shotgun sequence genome:
- the LOC130454639 gene encoding 60S ribosomal protein L31: MAPAKKGGEKKKGRSAINEVVTREYTINIHKRIHGVGFKKRAPRALKEIRKFAMKEMGTPDVRIDTRLNKAVWAKGIRNVPYRIRVRLSRKRNEDEDSPNKLYTLVTYVPVTTFKSLQTVNVDEN, from the coding sequence ATGGCTCCCGCAAAGAAAggtggagagaaaaagaagggacgTTCTGCAATCAACGAGGTGGTGACCAGAGAATATACCATCAACATTCACAAGCGGATCCATGGAGTAGGCTTCAAAAAGCGAGCTCCCCGGGCTCTAAAGGAAATCCGCAAATTTGCCATGAAAGAAATGGGAACTCCTGATGTGCGCATTGACACTAGACTCAACAAAGCTGTTTGGGCCAAAGGAATAAGGAATGTCCCGTACCGTATCCGAGTGCGTTTGTCCAGGAAACGCAATGAAGATGAAGACTCACCAAACAAGCTGTATACTTTGGTTACTTATGTGCCTGTCACTACTTTCAAAAGCTTACAGACAGTCAATGTGGATGAAAACTAA